One Helianthus annuus cultivar XRQ/B chromosome 7, HanXRQr2.0-SUNRISE, whole genome shotgun sequence genomic region harbors:
- the LOC110868744 gene encoding protein FLX-like 2 isoform X1, with amino-acid sequence MGSKGRLPPPHHLRRPLPGPGMGHHDPIPPEMHPHHGGFPPYDMHMPPPPEIMEQKIAAQHVEMQKLATENRRFAATHGTLRQDLATIQHELQMLHNHVGAIKSEREQQIMGLLDRIGKMEADLQGAEPIKMELNKARADAQSLLAARDELVSRVHQLTEDNQRAHMELQQVPALMSELESLRQEYQHCRQTYDYEKKIYNEHLESLQVMEKNYMTMASEVEKLRAELKKQAEIDRRTAAAGPYAGYAGHNDKEASGHYPVGPNAYEDSYAAPQGRAPLPVGGGAADGHTAVGSQSGPTALRAGYDVYRGPGPAVPGYDPQRGSGFHKGPAALAYDPQRGPGAPAYDPQRGPGAPAYDPQRGPGAPAYDPQRGPGAPAYDPQRGPGAPAYDPHRGPNPPSYDLYRGPGGTGYDRQRGPGGPARGPQYGGPGYEAHRGTSFESPSGPSGPQGQANNTTYGSVAATAHAGGVYQGAQVHPPADGNHPGRR; translated from the exons ATGGGAAGTAAAGGTAGACTTCCGCCACCTCATCATTTACGGCGTCCTCTTCCCGGGCCCGGCATGGGCCATCACGATCCAATACCTCCCGAAATGCACCCTCATCACGGCGGTTTTCCTCCATACGACATGCACATGCCGCCACCTCCCGAAATAATGGAACAGAAGATCGCCGCACAACACGTTGAGATGCAGAAACTTGCAACTGAAAACCGTAGGTTTGCTGCTACACACGGAACCTTAAGACAAGATCTCGCCACCATACAACATGAGCTGCAGATGTTGCATAATCACGTAGGAGCGATAAAATCCGAGAGAGAACAACAAATAATGGGACTTTTAGATAGAATCGGGAAGATGGAAGCGGATCTTCAAGGTGCAGAGCCAATTAAGATGGAACTGAATAAGGCAAGAGCTGATGCGCAGAGCTTGCTTGCAGCTAGAGATGAACTTGTTTCGAGAGTGCACCAGTTGACGGAAGATAATCAACGGGCTCACATGGAGTTGCAGCAGGTCCCTGCGTTGATGTCGGAACTTGAGAGCCTTAGACAAGAGTATCAGCATTGCAG GCAAACTTATGACTATGAGAAGAAAATATACAATGAGCATCTTGAATCTCTTCAAGTGATGGAAAAGAACTATATGACCATGGCTAGTGAGGTGGAAAAGCTTCGAGCAGAATTGAAGAAACAAGCTGAAATTGATAGAAGGACGG CAGCAGCTGGGCCCTATGCTGGCTACGCTGGGCACAACGACAAAGAAGCTTCTGGTCATTATCCTGTTGGACCGAATGCTTATGAGGATTCCTATGCTGCTCCCCAG GGGCGGGCCCCGCTTCCGGTAGGTGGTGGAGCTGCTGATGGGCATACGGCTGTTGGATCTCAATCTGGACCTACTGCTTTGAGGGCTGGTTATGATGTTTACAGAGGACCGGGTCCTGCTGTTCCAGGTTATGACCCACAAAGGGGATCTGGTTTTCATAAAGGACCCGCTGCACTAGCCTATGACCCACAAAGGGGACCTGGTGCACCTGCATACGACCCACAAAGGGGACCTGGTGCACCTGCATACGACCCACAAAGGGGACCTGGTGCACCTGCATACGACCCACAAAGGGGTCCTGGTGCACCTGCATACGACCCACAAAGGGGTCCTGGTGCACCTGCCTATGATCCACACAGAGGCCCTAACCCACCTAGTTATGATCTGTACAGAGGACCTGGTGGGACCGGGTATGATAGACAAAGGGGGCCTGGTGGACCGGCAAGAGGACCGCAATACGGTGGGCCGGGCTATGAGGCGCACAGAGGAACCAGCTTTGAGTCACCATCAGGCCCTTCTGGGCCCCAAGGGCAGGCAAATAATACTACGTATGGTTCTGTGGCGGCAACCGCTCATGCTGGCGGTGTTTATCAGGGAGCACAGGTGCATCCGCCAGCAGATGGTAACCACCCTGGTCGCAGATAA
- the LOC110868744 gene encoding protein FLX-like 2 isoform X2: MGSKGRLPPPHHLRRPLPGPGMGHHDPIPPEMHPHHGGFPPYDMHMPPPPEIMEQKIAAQHVEMQKLATENRRFAATHGTLRQDLATIQHELQMLHNHVGAIKSEREQQIMGLLDRIGKMEADLQGAEPIKMELNKARADAQSLLAARDELVSRVHQLTEDNQRAHMELQQVPALMSELESLRQEYQHCRQTYDYEKKIYNEHLESLQVMEKNYMTMASEVEKLRAELKKQAEIDRRTAAGPYAGYAGHNDKEASGHYPVGPNAYEDSYAAPQGRAPLPVGGGAADGHTAVGSQSGPTALRAGYDVYRGPGPAVPGYDPQRGSGFHKGPAALAYDPQRGPGAPAYDPQRGPGAPAYDPQRGPGAPAYDPQRGPGAPAYDPQRGPGAPAYDPHRGPNPPSYDLYRGPGGTGYDRQRGPGGPARGPQYGGPGYEAHRGTSFESPSGPSGPQGQANNTTYGSVAATAHAGGVYQGAQVHPPADGNHPGRR, translated from the exons ATGGGAAGTAAAGGTAGACTTCCGCCACCTCATCATTTACGGCGTCCTCTTCCCGGGCCCGGCATGGGCCATCACGATCCAATACCTCCCGAAATGCACCCTCATCACGGCGGTTTTCCTCCATACGACATGCACATGCCGCCACCTCCCGAAATAATGGAACAGAAGATCGCCGCACAACACGTTGAGATGCAGAAACTTGCAACTGAAAACCGTAGGTTTGCTGCTACACACGGAACCTTAAGACAAGATCTCGCCACCATACAACATGAGCTGCAGATGTTGCATAATCACGTAGGAGCGATAAAATCCGAGAGAGAACAACAAATAATGGGACTTTTAGATAGAATCGGGAAGATGGAAGCGGATCTTCAAGGTGCAGAGCCAATTAAGATGGAACTGAATAAGGCAAGAGCTGATGCGCAGAGCTTGCTTGCAGCTAGAGATGAACTTGTTTCGAGAGTGCACCAGTTGACGGAAGATAATCAACGGGCTCACATGGAGTTGCAGCAGGTCCCTGCGTTGATGTCGGAACTTGAGAGCCTTAGACAAGAGTATCAGCATTGCAG GCAAACTTATGACTATGAGAAGAAAATATACAATGAGCATCTTGAATCTCTTCAAGTGATGGAAAAGAACTATATGACCATGGCTAGTGAGGTGGAAAAGCTTCGAGCAGAATTGAAGAAACAAGCTGAAATTGATAGAAGGACGG CAGCTGGGCCCTATGCTGGCTACGCTGGGCACAACGACAAAGAAGCTTCTGGTCATTATCCTGTTGGACCGAATGCTTATGAGGATTCCTATGCTGCTCCCCAG GGGCGGGCCCCGCTTCCGGTAGGTGGTGGAGCTGCTGATGGGCATACGGCTGTTGGATCTCAATCTGGACCTACTGCTTTGAGGGCTGGTTATGATGTTTACAGAGGACCGGGTCCTGCTGTTCCAGGTTATGACCCACAAAGGGGATCTGGTTTTCATAAAGGACCCGCTGCACTAGCCTATGACCCACAAAGGGGACCTGGTGCACCTGCATACGACCCACAAAGGGGACCTGGTGCACCTGCATACGACCCACAAAGGGGACCTGGTGCACCTGCATACGACCCACAAAGGGGTCCTGGTGCACCTGCATACGACCCACAAAGGGGTCCTGGTGCACCTGCCTATGATCCACACAGAGGCCCTAACCCACCTAGTTATGATCTGTACAGAGGACCTGGTGGGACCGGGTATGATAGACAAAGGGGGCCTGGTGGACCGGCAAGAGGACCGCAATACGGTGGGCCGGGCTATGAGGCGCACAGAGGAACCAGCTTTGAGTCACCATCAGGCCCTTCTGGGCCCCAAGGGCAGGCAAATAATACTACGTATGGTTCTGTGGCGGCAACCGCTCATGCTGGCGGTGTTTATCAGGGAGCACAGGTGCATCCGCCAGCAGATGGTAACCACCCTGGTCGCAGATAA